A genome region from Glycine max cultivar Williams 82 chromosome 5, Glycine_max_v4.0, whole genome shotgun sequence includes the following:
- the LOC100527651 gene encoding P-loop NTPase domain-containing protein produces the protein MAPVSALAKYKLVFLGDQSVGKTSIITRFMYDKFDNTYQATIGIDFLSKTMYLEDRTVRLQLWDTAGQERFRSLIPSYIRDSSVAVIVYDVASRQTFLNTSKWIEEVRSERGSDVIVVLVGNKTDLVDKRQVSTEEGEAKSRELNVMFIEASAKAGFNIKALFRKIAAALPGMETLSTTKQEDMVDVNLRSSGSHDSQPQSGGCSC, from the exons ATGGCGCCAGTGTCGGCTCTCGCAAAGTACAAGCTGGTGTTCTTGGGTGATCAGTCCGTTGGGAAAACCAGCATCATCACTCGCTTCATGTACGACAAATTCGACAACACTTATCAG GCTACAATCGGTATCGATTTTCTGTCAAAAACTATGTATCTTGAAGATCGAACTGTTCGACTGCAGTTGTG GGATACAGCTGGACAGGAAAGATTTAGAAGTCTTATTCCAAGCTACATTAGGGACTCATCTGTTGCTGTCATTGTTTATGATGTTGCAA GCCGTCAGACTTTCCTAAACACATCAAAGTGGATTGAAGAGGTGCGCAGTGAAAGAGGCAGCGATGTTATTGTGGTTCTTGTTGGGAACAAAACTGATCTTGTGGATAAAAG GCAAGTCTCTACAGAGGAAGGGGAAGCAAAGTCCCGAGAGCTAAACGTTATGTTTATTGAGGCTAGTGCAAAAGCCGGCTTTAATATAAAG gCCCTCTTTCGAAAAATTGCTGCTGCATTACCCGGAATGGAAACACTATCTACAACAAAACAGGAAGATATGGTCGACGTGAACCTGAGGTCTTCTGGTAGCCATGATTCCCAACCTCAGTCAGGGGGATGTTCTTGCTGA
- the LOC100305474 gene encoding putative invertase inhibitor precursor, with the protein MMLQPSFLCFSFMFLITLPLGKSSTTLNVPKDIINQTCQKCANQSIILSYNLCSTSLPAVPVSHSANLEGLALVAMELALENVTSTLATIEKLLDSTSLDNFALGCLADCLELYSDAAWTIVNSVGVFLSGNYDVTRIWMSSVMEAASTCQQGFTGRGEASPLTQENYNLFQLCGIALCIIHLATPGVPSQLIHR; encoded by the coding sequence ATGATGTTACAGCCTTCTTTCTTGTGCTTCTCTTTCATGTTTCTCATCACACTCCCTCTTGGAAAAAGCTCTACCACCTTGAATGTACCCAAGGACATAATCAATCAAACATGCCAAAAATGTGCCAACCAATCCATCATCTTGAGCTACAACCTATGCTCCACTTCTCTTCCGGCGGTTCCGGTGAGTCACTCCGCGAATCTCGAAGGGTTGGCGTTGGTTGCAATGGAGCTAGCACTAGAGAATGTGACTAGCACTTTGGCCACCATAGAGAAGCTATTAGACAGCACAAGCCTTGATAACTTTGCGCTGGGGTGCTTGGCAGATTGCTTGGAGCTGTACTCTGATGCAGCATGGACAATAGTGAATTCTGTAGGGGTTTTCCTCTCTGGGAACTATGATGTAACTAGGATTTGGATGAGTTCGGTTATGGAAGCAGCATCAACGTGCCAACAAGGTTTTACTGGGAGAGGTGAAGCTTCTCCTTTGACACAGGAGAACTATAATCTCTTTCAGTTGTGTGGTATTGCACTTTGCATTATTCATTTGGCCACACCTGGAGTACCTTCTCAATTAATCCACAGATAA
- the LOC106798769 gene encoding serine/threonine-protein phosphatase 7 long form homolog produces the protein MASSSSSSSHVNIKSDLIDADVIWMQPKHVSEHVWNEKEDRKLHIRRAVPTYQGEKQIPEQIFPFLLQSGFAWIIKMGYLKINASLISALIERWRPETHTFHMRCGECTIILQDVSVLLGISVNGLPLIGPTNLDWADLCEELLGVRPQEDEIRGSVVKLSWLAHHFSQINNDDDEEQVRRFARAWILRFIGGVLFVDKSSNKVSLRYLQFLRDFEECGRYAWGAAVLGFLYREMCNAIDYKTKSIGSMCILLQMWAWERCPTLAPKRTPSQVENTPLGHRWLRRGNQHIGNDDVRVFRRKLDIMKRHEFVWEPYPSTVISLLPPVCLVGSLARYAVVPLICFQVIEWHQPDRVLKQFGMQQPIPESPSQPRTKP, from the exons atggcatcttcatcatcatcttcatcacatGTTAACATTAAGTCTGACCTCATTGATGCTGATGTAATATGGATGCAACCTaaacatgtttcagaacatgtttggaatgagaAAGAAGATAGGAAACTACATATCAGACGAGCTGTCCCCACGTATCAAGGGGAAAAACAAATTCCTGagcaaatttttccttttcttctacaATCTGGTTTCGCCTGGATTATCAAGATGgggtacttaaaaataaatgcctcATTAATTAGTGCTCTgatagaaagatggaggccagaaacacatacctttcacatgagatgcggagaATGTACTATTATTCTCCAAGACGTCTCTGTATTGTTAGGTATAAGTGTGAATGGTTTACCATTAATCggtccaacaaatcttgattgggctgatttatgtgaggaattattgggagtcagaccacaagaagatgaaattagaggtagtgtggttaaattaagttggctggctcaccatttttccCAAATAAATAATGACGACGACGAAGAACAAGTACGAAGGTTTGCCCGTGCATGGATATTGAGATTCATTGGAGGTGTCTTGTTCGTTGATAAAAGCAGTAACAAAGTTTCGCTAAGataccttcaatttttacgtgactttgaagaatgtggcagatatgcatggggagctgccGTACTTGGTTTTCTATACAGAGAGATGTGCAATGCCAtcgattataaaactaaatcaatcggaagtatgtgcatcttactacaaatgtgggcatgggaacgatgtccaaccttggctccaaagaggactccttcCCAAGTAGAAAATACACCACTGGGGCATAG gtggctgcgacgtggaaaccaaCATATCGGCAATGATGATGTGAGAGTTTTTCGTCGCAAGTTAGATATTATGAAACGTCATGAG TTTGTGTGGGAGCCGTACCCATCAACCGTAATATCACTGTTGCCTCCCGTTTGTTTAGTCGGAAGTCTCGCGCGGTAcgcggtggtgccactaatttgtttccaagttattgagtggcaccaaccggaCAGAGTATTGAAACAATTTGGGATGCAACAACCAATTCCAGAGTCTCCTTCACAACccagaactaaaccctaa
- the LOC100799232 gene encoding pentatricopeptide repeat-containing protein At1g08070, chloroplastic, with protein MAVRGKHEVLFAALESWKNLHELNQVLSQLIVSGLSQHPLFATSAIKKLCSHSVTFPRATFLFDHLHHPDAFHCNTIIRAYARKPDFPAALRFYYCKMLARSVPPNHYTFPLLIKVCTDIGSFREGLKGHARIVKFGFGSDLFARNSLIRMYSVFGRIGNARMVFDESCWLDLVSYNSMIDGYVKNGEIGAARKVFNEMPDRDVLSWNCLIAGYVGVGDLDAANELFETIPERDAVSWNCMIDGCARVGNVSLAVKFFDRMPAAVRNVVSWNSVLALHARVKNYGECLMLFGKMVEGREAVPNEATLVSVLTACANLGKLSMGMWVHSFIRSNNIKPDVLLLTCLLTMYAKCGAMDLAKGVFDEMPVRSVVSWNSMIMGYGLHGIGDKALELFLEMEKAGQQPNDATFISVLSACTHAGMVMEGWWYFDLMQRVYKIEPKVEHYGCMVDLLARAGLVENSEELIRMVPVKAGSAIWGALLSGCSNHLDSELGEIVAKRFIELEPQDIGPYILLSNMYAAKGRWDDVEHVRLMIKEKGLQKEAASSLVHLEDFESKYVKNNSGYRKKIMYSMLSELGTQMKLSVGHSIKEDNFIPR; from the coding sequence ATGGCAGTTAGGGGGAAACACGAAGTGCTGTTTGCGGCACTTGAGTCATGGAAGAACCTCCACGAATTGAACCAGGTTCTGTCCCAACTCATCGTTTCTGGCCTCTCCCAGCACCCTCTCTTCGCCACCTCAGCCATCAAAAAACTCTGCTCCCATTCCGTCACTTTCCCACGCGCCACTTTCCTTTTCGATCATCTCCACCACCCCGACGCTTTTCACTGCAACACCATCATCCGCGCCTACGCTCGCAAACCCGACTTCCCCGCTGCTCTCCGCTTCTACTACTGCAAAATGCTCGCCCGTTCCGTCCCCCCAAACCACTACACGTTCCCCCTATTGATCAAAGTATGTACCGACATTGGGTCTTTCCGAGAAGGGCTAAAGGGTCATGCCCGGATTGTCAAATTCGGGTTCGGGTCAGATTTGTTTGCCCGGAACTCGCTGATTAGAATGTACTCTGTTTTCGGCAGAATTGGAAATGCCCGGATGGTGTTTGATGAAAGTTGTTGGTTGGATTTGGTTAGTTATAACTCCATGATTGATGGGTATGTCAAGAATGGGGAAATTGGTGCTGCCCGCAAAGTGTTCAATGAAATGCCTGATAGGGATGTTTTAAGTTGGAACTGCTTGATTGCGGGGTATGTTGGGGTTGGGGATTTGGATGCTGCGAATGAGTTGTTTGAGACAATACCTGAGCGGGATGCTGTGTCTTGGAATTGCATGATTGATGGGTGTGCGAGGGTTGGGAATGTTTCTCTGGCTGTTAAGTTTTTTGATCGGATGCCCGCGGCTGTGAGGAATGTGGTTTCATGGAATTCTGTGTTGGCGCTGCATGCGCGGGTGAAGAATTATGGTGAGTGTTTGATGCTGTTTGGTAAAATGGTGGAAGGAAGAGAGGCAGTGCCGAATGAGGCTACCTTAGTGAGTGTGCTCACCGCGTGTGCAAATTTAGGGAAGCTCAGTATGGGCATGTGGGTTCATTCTTTTATCAGAAGTAACAACATTAAGCCTGATGTCTTGCTTTTGACTTGTCTGCTCACGATGTATGCAAAATGTGGGGCTATGGATTTGGCCAAGGGTGTTTTTGATGAGATGCCGGTGAGAAGTGTTGTGTCGTGGAACTCTATGATCATGGGGTATGGATTACATGGGATTGGGGACAAAGCGCTTGAACTGTTCTTGGAGATGGAGAAGGCAGGCCAGCAACCAAATGATGCCACTTTTATCAGTGTGTTATCTGCATGTACGCATGCCGGAATGGTCATGGAGGGTTGGTGGTACTTTGATCTTATGCAAAGAGTTtacaaaattgagcccaaggtTGAACACTATGGTTGCATGGTTGATCTCCTGGCTCGAGCTGGTTTGGTGGAAAACTCAGAAGAGCTTATAAGGATGGTCCCTGTAAAGGCTGGATCTGCAATATGGGGAGCATTACTTTCTGGTTGTAGTAACCACTTGGACTCGGAGCTTGGAGAGATTGTAGCCAAGAGATTTATTGAGTTGGAGCCACAAGATATTGGCCCTTatattttgctgtcaaatatgTATGCTGCTAAAGGTAGATGGGATGATGTTGAACATGTGAGATTgatgataaaagaaaaggggTTGCAGAAAGAAGCAGCATCCAGCTTGGTTCATCTTGAAGATTTTGAATCTAAATATGTTAAGAATAATTCAGGCTATAGGAAAAAGATAATGTACTCGATGTTGAGTGAATTAGGAACACAGATGAAATTATCTGTTGGACACTCAATTAAGGAAGACAATTTCATACCAAGATAA